From the Helianthus annuus cultivar XRQ/B chromosome 17, HanXRQr2.0-SUNRISE, whole genome shotgun sequence genome, the window agatcaaaaagttctcatggttcttacaactggaggtggttttcattttagcggtcccctatatatatatatatatatatatatatatatatatatatatatatatatatatatatatatatatatatatatatatatatatatatatatatatatatatagaaagtataatgtacaaaacgccttaacgtacattaacgTACGCGACAACATATATAACTTGCGTGATTTTTTTTGGATCAACtttaacgtgcgtgatttgtatCCCATGTGTGATTATAGGGCTCCCATGCGTGATTTTGTACcccccatgcgtgattatcacacAACCAACTGATCCATACGTTATTAAGCCCTGATCTGATGGTTATGCctgtcgcgtacgtgaagtacgaTAAGGCGTTTTGTATGttacccctctctctctctctctctctctctctctctctatatatatatatatatatataaaatgttgTTACCGTTTGATAAcgataaaattttgaaaaaagcGCCAAGCACAAGCGTTCTTTTTACAACGCCaaacaacaaaaaacaaaaacaaaaaaaaaaaacgcccgaTGGGGCCATGTTTGGCCGTGTTTAGGCATTTTCGCGCAAAAAAAAGCTCCAATTGTGCACGACTAAGGGTGGTCTAAGGGTTAGGGGCCCTCGGGGAACCCCCTCTCCCCATGTAAACTCGGAGCAAGCACGAGCAACGAGGGGTGAGCATGGTAGCTGCTAGTTATTGACCGTGGGGGTGTTCGGATTCCGAGCCACATTATTTAATTTAAAGAAAAAATAAGAATTTCAAAAATTCTATAAATAACCCTTTTAAACACCAATATTTCTCctctattaaaaaaaaaaaaaaaaaaaaaaaaaaaaaaaaaaaaaaaaaaacatatcttACTCCCACATTTCtctcatatatttttttttaataaataaccCTTTAACACCCATATTTCTCCACCATTCTCCAAAAAAACACCTCTTACTCCCACATTTCTctcatatatttaaaaaaaaaaaatatctctTACTCTCACATAAAATGGAATGGAATGCATTTTCTTCATCTGATTCTTTCGAAGAAGAGACGGTCTCATTATTTAAACGGATAGGATAACGGTTAACTACTTGGTTGAGCAGTCTCAAAGACGATGAGGACTAACGAGACAACCACCATTTGATCGTGATTGAGAGAGAGCTAACGAAAGATCGATACGTCACTATTTTAGCCCCGATCCCGTTTACGATGAATTTAGGCGACGTTTTCGAATGAGTAGACAATTACTTGTGCGTTTAGCGAATGATTTGTCGGAGCCATATCCTTTTTAAAACGCATGTTTAAATTTTATATCTTTACGCAGGGATCATATCCGTTTACTCACGGCGATATTTGCGAAAACCAACATTGTTTGATATCCAACGCATATACGAGGTTCACGGTGAAAAACATGATTTTCCTGGAATGCTCGGCAGCATCAATTGTATGCATGTTCGATGGCTATGTGTCCTACGGCTTGGCGAGGCCGGTTCCACCGAGGTGATCACAACAGCTCGACAATTATACTTGAAGCGGTGGCCTCACATGATCTTTAGATTTGTTATGCAACTCAAAACTCATGAtgacattttatcaaacacttggtgggcaCTACTTATAATTCTCATCCAAGATGTCTAAATTCTAGCAAATTACCATGTATTCACTAGTAATCAGATTTCAAGTTATTTAACTGCGTTCAATCGTCAAATTTCATATCATAAGACTAATATCTACAATTCAACCTAAAGTGGCTAAGTTCTTATAGTCATAACAAAACCCACTTCAACATTGATGCGTTTTTCAATCTAGAACAACCTCATATGTAATTTATACACATATATCATTCATATCATGGTTCCAAACTATTTTCACACATCCAATTTCATAACTTAActaaaagtaaataaattaacATATTATAGCTgacattattatttaaaaaaaaaaaaagacatagGATTAAGGTGACATTTTCTGTTTGAAAATGAACCACTACATTTCAATTTGCTTATCGGTAAACAAATCAACCCAAATGGaccttttttaataaaataaattgaAATCGTCACACACGATAACGACCATTTGTAACTCTTTAATCTGAGCATAAGATGCCATTTTGAAGACCTTGGCGTTTTCTTTCTAGGTTGGATAAACAAAACCTTATTAACAATCATTTTACTATTTAATAAAAAGTTAATCTACTCTTTTTTATAAGTTACCCCATGTGCTATAGCCTCAAAACACAAATGTAATTTAAATAACGTGTTTGTCTACTATTACATCAgtttgattatattgtttaacTGGATAGAAGAATCTTAACTGTGACTAGCAAGAAAAGTATAGATCCAACACTTAAAGATTAATGAACATACGCTTGACTGAGCTTTCTTTCGAGAGTGTATATAATAATGAATATATGATTCCTATAACAGCTTAACCTATACATACTACATACCTGTATATATATACTATTTTATTCATTCTTCAATATCGTTTGATTTTATTCGAAGGACTGCTATAATTTCAACCGCAGCCAGACCAATGAGATACCAAGTAACACCGGCTAGAATAACTTGCAGCCACGAGCTGTTAACCACATCAACTAACATAGAACCACCAACATGTGTTTCAATTCCACCAGCAGCAGTATTTGCAAGCTGTAACCGAACTATGACTGCTGCAACAATAGCCAATCCGACAGGAACACGCTCTTCATAAGGATTACTACGTTGAATCTTCTTTGGAACACCATATCTCTCATTGTATAAGTTCCCATTTGGTTTCTTAAAAGTTGTACTAGGTGAAGATTCAGGGTCGGCTTTGCTATTTGGTGATTCTGGGAGGATATACTTCGTTGGAGTCCAGTACTCCGATGCGTTGCTTGTTTTTGGGTTTGGTTttctagtcgtttgtgtttgttttcgGGCAGCTACAGCttctttaagtttgctgatgtcTGGCGAGTTTGACTGTGTGGAATTTTCTGCTATTTGTAACAGTTTTTTGCTTGTTTGACTTGCGGGCATTCCTGGAATCGGTGGTTGCCAGTATAACCAgtctgtgattgatctgattgCTTGAATTGCCGCCATTCGTGTTGCCCAATTGATATCCTGGTCCTGATCCTCAGATTATAAAATTAGAATTAGTTGACTTTAAAATCTAAGACAGTTTTTAGAGCTGCAGTTAACTTATAGGCACCTTGGAGCGACTGGCGGATCCTTTTTTCAATGCTGCTAGATAACTATCTTGGAATCTATCCACATCAACGAAGATATTTGAAACGCGAGTACCTACAGTGTTGCCTGCACCGATTCTAACGTTACCACGCGGTTGCTTTGACATAAGGAACTCTAAAGCTGCGAGTTTAGATCTCTCCACCATCCTATTTAAATACAAAAATCAAGATTTCAAGAAAGCAAGAGATGTATAAAATGTAATTTGTTTGTAACAAGTGGTCTGATTCATAAGCTTACGAGATGCAATTAACAGGGCACGCTTCTATGGCCTCGTGAATTTTATTTTCAGGGTCGCCCCATTGAGCTATGACCCGAGCTCTACCGTAAACAGATTCGATTGCGAATGTCTTTTCGGCTATTAAGGCGCATTTTAAGCAGCCAACGCATTTAACTTCATCAACAAAAACAGCTCTATTCTCACTCTCGGATCCATACCATACTGAGTAGATAGGTTTCCCTGTATACCCTTTGAAATCTGCGACCTTAGCTTGTTCCTGTATAAGAAATCAATATTTATCAGAAAAAAGGAAGATATAAAGATATTGCAAGTATGAAATCGCTATTTATTCGAACAAAATAATCAATGTCATCACCGATCGCCATCTGTTGCATTCAATCACAACAATAAATTCTACAAAGAAAAGTTGGAATTTAAGATTGGAGCTCAAAACATTGCAACTAATAACAGTTCTCTAACAGCAGGATATGGATATTAATTTATTATCTAGGCTTTTTGGAACAAATAATCAATTTGAAGCACTTAACGATTTAACATGAATAACGGAGAACATATTTGAGAAATATTCATGAATCTGAATACTAGCAATCACAGGACACACAAATTTAGCATCAACAAGAATAATCAACTTTAAGTAATAAACGATCTAACAACCGAGCACATGTTTGAGAAATATTCACAAATCTGAATACGAGCAATCACAGGAACCACAAATTTAGCATCAACATGAATAATAATCAATTTGAAGTACTTAACGATCGAACATGAATATGTCTGGCTACAAGCAATTACAGGACACACAAATTTAGCATCAACAAGAATAATCAACCATGGCATGAGTAATTAACGATCTAACATGAATAACCGAGCTGATGTTTGAAAAACATTCATAAATCTGAATATGACACACAATTTTAGCATCAACATGTATAATTCAACGATAACTAACATGAATAAAAGAACACATGTTTGAGAAATATTTATATAATACAAATTAGCATGAACTCGAATTAAAAAATCATCAGATTAAGCTTCAAATTAAAGTACAAACGATGAATTAAAGCATACCTTATCATAGGAGAAACGTGAAAGAGGATCAGATAAAACAGCATAAGCTTCATTGAGAACAATAGCCATATCGTGTCCAGCCAAACCAGCTATATCCGGATGACATTTCTTCTGCAGAGACCGGTAGGCGTGTTTAATCTCCGACtgatcggaagaactatcgacgcctAGAAGATCGTAGAGATCGAAATCTGTGATGGAATAAGATGAAGAAGATCCGGAGGAGGCCTTGCATAccagaggaggaggaggaggagcgTGATCAGAAGAATATCTCCTTGATGTTGCAATCGAGGTTCTGGATCTGAGAGGTGTTGGTGGTGtgattgatgatgatattgatggtGTTGGGGTTATGGAATGCATGGTGAGTGAGTTCCGGTTGAATGGGAAGAGGAGATGCAGAGTGAGTGGAAAGATATTTTTGTAGACACAGGCGGGGGAGTTCAAAGATATTTGTTTCTCTtttcggatttttttttttttttttttgggtatcTTTTTCCTCTGCCACTGACCCCATTTATCCTAACCAAAATCAGTTTTGAGATATTAGAAAATAGTATATTGTTTGAATATATTATGCATATTACAAAAATAAATTTGATATACACATGTTGTTGTATATGATTACAGAAAACAATTACGAAATTTATAAGATGAAAAAAATTGTAAGATTAGAACACCAATTTATATAATTTTAAAGAGAAAGGTCGATGATTTTGCCACCTACCCTTTCTCTCTTAATCTCTTATACACACGTGTGTTGCCATCAACCCTTTCTCTCTTAATACATTTATCCTTTTCTTTCAGATCTTTCTTCCTCTGCTCTCACTATCTGTCTTTCTTCCCATCGATTCACTGCTCACTCGATCCATTGTCTTCACCGTTGCATCATCCTTCTCTTGTTTACTCGATATAACTTGATTACAAAAGTAGCTTATTTTCTCAGTAAAAAGATCCATATATATCCACTCGAATCAAATTTAAAATTTCACACATTCACTTTGTTGatgtataaaatagttaactACAATATTACAAAGATATGTGGCAAGTCTATATTACAGTTTTCAACTTTTCATCTTTGTTTTTTTAAACAATACTTGCAACCTCTACTACTCGCTAAAAACTCCATCAAGTTATAACTtctatttttttgttttgttttgttttttttttttttttttttgtgaaaaaacaAATCTACTTATCCTTTGACATAGCTTAGTaatatgaaaaaataaaaattatgcatgaaatatatgttttttttcaaatttgAGTGAAAAAGAAAAACGAACGGTGTTCGAACCGCCACACACACTAGATCAA encodes:
- the LOC110926038 gene encoding chaperone protein dnaJ C76, chloroplastic; translation: MHSITPTPSISSSITPPTPLRSRTSIATSRRYSSDHAPPPPPLVCKASSGSSSSYSITDFDLYDLLGVDSSSDQSEIKHAYRSLQKKCHPDIAGLAGHDMAIVLNEAYAVLSDPLSRFSYDKEQAKVADFKGYTGKPIYSVWYGSESENRAVFVDEVKCVGCLKCALIAEKTFAIESVYGRARVIAQWGDPENKIHEAIEACPVNCISMVERSKLAALEFLMSKQPRGNVRIGAGNTVGTRVSNIFVDVDRFQDSYLAALKKGSASRSKDQDINWATRMAAIQAIRSITDWLYWQPPIPGMPASQTSKKLLQIAENSTQSNSPDISKLKEAVAARKQTQTTRKPNPKTSNASEYWTPTKYILPESPNSKADPESSPSTTFKKPNGNLYNERYGVPKKIQRSNPYEERVPVGLAIVAAVIVRLQLANTAAGGIETHVGGSMLVDVVNSSWLQVILAGVTWYLIGLAAVEIIAVLRIKSNDIEE